The Fictibacillus phosphorivorans genomic sequence GGTCATGAGTTTCACATCCAGTCCCCTTTTGGTCCTTCACCGTGCAAAGTGCTCGTGATTGATGAACCACATAAGCTTTCCTTTTCATGGGACACAGACGGCTGGGTCGTTACGTTTCTGTTAGAGGAAAAAGGAGATCAGACAGAGTTCACACTGATTCACAGCGGCTGGAAAGAAGAAGACGCGATCGTTGGAAAAGCGAATCAAAAAGCGCAAGGTGTGCGTGATCGCATGAACGGCGGATGGGTTGGTATAGTGAATGAAAGATTGAAAAAGGTCGTTGAGGGCTAAGTGGGAGTGGCAGCACCAGCAGAAAAGCACGATGTTTTTAAAGCGATTGCAGATCCGACGAGACGTGAAGTATTGAGGCTACTTGCAGAAAAT encodes the following:
- a CDS encoding SRPBCC family protein, with product MLVSTLPDIKQTATFNAPIQKVWDSVSTSEGMSAWFMPNDFKAEEGHEFHIQSPFGPSPCKVLVIDEPHKLSFSWDTDGWVVTFLLEEKGDQTEFTLIHSGWKEEDAIVGKANQKAQGVRDRMNGGWVGIVNERLKKVVEG